In Nocardioides daphniae, the DNA window TACGTCGACATCAAGCGCAACGAGGCGATCGGCCAGGACTCCCTCTTCGCCGGTCTGATGGACGAGGACGACACCGGCGGCTTCGGCGTGACGGTCGCCATCCCGAGATCGACGAGTGGGACAAGATGACCCTGCTCGGCCACGAGCGGGAGATGCTCGGTCTATACGTCTCCGACCACCCGCTGATGGGCCTGGAGCACGTGCTCTCCAACGGCACCGACTGCACGATCGGCCAGCTGCTCACCGACGAGGACCGGGCCCACGGGACCACGGTCACCGTCTCGGGCCTGGTCACCCAGGTGCAGCGCAAGATCACCAAGCGCGGTGACGCCTGGGCGACGCTGACCCTGGAGGACCTCGAGGGTGGCATCGAGGTGCTCCTCTTCCCGAGCGCCTACCAGCTCGCGGCGCCGCACCTGATGCAGGACGCGATCATCCGGGTGAAGGGCCAGCTCTCCCGCGACAAGGAGCAGCCCGAGCTGCGCGGGCAGGAGGTCACCGTCCCCGACCTGAGCGACGGCCCCAGCGGCCCGGTCGTCGTGTCGTTGCCCGCCACGCGCTGCACCCAGCCCGTGGTCGAGTCGTTGCGCGACGTGCTCTCCGCCCACCCCGGCATGACGGAGGTGCACCTGCGGCTGATGTCGCGCTCCTCGACGACGGTGATGAAGCTGGACGACCGGTTGCGGGTGACGCCCACCTCGGCCCTCTTCGCCGACCTCAAGCAGCTCCTGGGGCCCCAGTGCCTGGGCCAGTGATCACCCAGGACGGTCAGCCGGCCGGAGCCCCCGCGGCCACCGACTCCTCGCACCCGGGGGAGACGGCCGGCAGGCGCGCGCTGGTCCTCCTCGGTCTGCTGGGCGCAGGTGCCGTCCTCGGCGCGCTGCTGGGCGCCGTGTGGGAGCTCGTCTGGACCCCGCCGACCGGTGCGGCCTGGAAGGGCGAGTTCTTCCTGGACCGTGCGGGACTGGTCAACGACGTCGACGCGACCGGCTGGTTCACCGTGGTCGGCCTGGTCGGAGGCGTGGTCTTCGGTGGCCTGGCCGCCAGGTTCGTGCGCTCCGCGCCCCTGCTCGTGCTGGTCGGCATCCTCCTCGGCGCCTTCGTCATGGCCTGGGTCATGTACGTCGTCGGCCACGTCCTCGGTCCGCCGGACCCCGACGTCGTCGCCCGGACCACCGGTGACTGGGAGCCGATCATCTCCGACCTGCGTCTCGCGGGCGTCGAGCACACCTGGTGGCCCTTCGGCTCGACCGCCACCCTCGCGCCCGCAGTGGGCGCGATGATCAGCGTCGTCGGCATCTACTTCGGCGGGGTCCGGCGCCCACACCGGTGACCGCGTGGTCCCCGGTTCTGCCCCGGTGGATATCGGTGGGTGTCGTGTCGGTCGGTCCACCTATCATTGAGCCATGATTCGCCGCATCGACCTCCGTGAGGCCTCGCCCTCCATCGACTACCGCACGAGCGTGCCCCGTGCCGAGTTCGACGTCGAGGCGGCCACGCATGCGGTGAAGCCGATCATCGAGGCGGTCCGCACCCGTGGTGTCGACGCCATCCGGGAGTACGGACTCCAGTTCGACGGCGTCGACGTGGCCGAGATCCGGGTCCCGACCGAGGCGCTGGGTGAGGCGCTCGCCGACCTCGACCCCGGCGTACGTGCCGGTCTGGAGGAGGCCATCCGTCGTCTGCGCCTCACCTGCGCCGCCGAGCTCGAGCAGGACGTCACCACCGAGCTGGCCCCCGGTGCCACGGTGACCCACCGCAAGGTGCCCGTCGACCGTGTCGGCCTCTACGTCCCCGGTGGCCTCGCGCCGCTGGTGAGCAGCGTCGTGATGAACGTCGTCCCCGCCCAGGTCGCCGGCGTCGGCTCGATCGCCCTGGCCAGCCCGCCCCAGAAGCACAACGGTGGACTGCCCGAGTCCACGATCCTGGCCGCCTGCGCACTGCTCGGCGTCGACGAGGTCTACGCGGTCGGGGGCGCGCAGGCCATCGCCATGTTCGCCCACGGCGCGGGTCCCTGCGCCAAGGTCGACCTGGTCACCGGCCCGGGCAACATCTACGTCGCCGCCGCCAAGCGCGAGCTGCGCGGCGTCGTCGGCATCGACTCCGAGGCCGGCCCGACCGAGATCGCGATCCTGGCCGACGACTCCGCCGACGCGTCCTTCGTGGCGGCCGACCTGATCTCCCAGGCCGAGCACGACCCGATGGCTGCCTCGGTGCTGGTGACCGACTCCCCGGTGCTGGCCGACGCCGTCGTCGCGGCCCTCGAGGTGCAGGTGGCCGCGACCAAGCACGTCGAGCGGATCCGGACGGCCCTGCAGGGCCAGCAGTCCGGCATCGTGCTGGTGCGCGACGTCGACCAGGGGCTTGACGTCGTCAACGCCTACGCCGCCGAGCACCTCGAGATCCACACGCGTGACGCCGCGGCCGTGGCCGCCCGCGTGCGCAACGCCGGCGCGATCTTCGTCGGCTCCTGGGCGCCGGTCTCCCTGGGCGACTACTGCGCAGGCTCCAACCACGTGCTTCCCACGGCTGGCTGCGCCTGCCACTCCTCGGGCCTGTCGGTGCGCGCCTTCACCAAGTCGGTGCACGTCATCGACTACTCGCGCGAGGCCCTGGCCGAGGTGGCCGACCACGTCGTCACCCTGGCTGGAGCCGAGGACCTCCCGGGCCACGGCCAGGCCGTGCAGGTGCGGTTCGCGGGTGACGGGGAGTGACCGCGCTCAGCTGGCCCCCGTTGCGCGACGCGCTGGTGGGGGACGAGCCCTACGGTGCGCCCCAGCTCGACGTGCCGGTGGCGCTGAACACCAACGAGAACCCGTACGGGCCCTCGGAGGCGGCTGCCGCTGACATCGCCGAGGCGGTGCGCGAGGCGGCCCTCGGGCTCAACCGCTACCCGGACCGCGAGTTCACCGCGCTGCGCCACGCGCTCACCGACTACCTCAACACCGACGGTGGCCAGGGCCTGACCCCTGACATGGTCTGGGCAGCCAACGGCTCCAACGAGGTCATGATGCAGATCCTGCAGGCCTTCGGTGGGCCCGGGCGCACGGCGATCTCGTTCGCCCCCACGTACGCGATGTACCCCGAGTACGCCCGCAACTCCCTCACCGAATGGGTCGCGGGGCGCCGCGAGGACGACTTCAGCCTCGACCTGGAGGCGGCTCGCCGGATGGTCGAGGAGGTCCGTCCGGCCGTCGTGCTACTGCCGAGCCCCAACAACCCGACCGGCACCGCCCTGCCCCCGGAGGCGGTCTCGGTGCTCTGCGAGGCCGCCGGCAACGGCATCGTGGTGATCGACGAGGCCTACGGCGAGTTCCGTCGCGAGGGCGTGCCGAGCGCGCTCGAGCTGATCGGCACCCACCGCAACCTGGTCGTCACCCGCACCATGTCGAAGGCCTTCGCCCTGGCCGGGGCCCGGGTGGGCTACCTGGCCGCCCGGCCCGAGGTCGTCGACGCGATCCGCATCGTGCGCCTGCCCTACCACCTCTCGGCCGTCACCCAGGCAGCAGCGCTGGCCGCCCTGCGGCACGCACCGGAGCTGCTCGGCAAGGTCGACGACCTGCGCGCCGAGCGCGACGCCTGCGTCGAGTGGCTGCGCGCGCAGGGGCTCGAGGTCGCCGACTCCGACGCCAACTTCGTCCTCTTCGGTCGGTTCGCCGACCGTCACGCCGTCTGGCAGGGCCTGCTCGACGCCGGCGTGCTGATCCGCGAGACCGGCCCCGAGGGCTGGTTGCGGGTCTCCGTCGGCACCCCGGCCGAGATGGCCGCCTTCCGCGACGCCCTCACCACCGTGATGGCCGACCCCTCCACCACCGTCAAGGAGAACCGATGAGCCGCACCGCCCGGATCGAGCGTCGTACCAAGGAGTCCTCGGTCCTCGTCGAGGTGAACATCGACGGCACCGGCCGCACCGACGTGTCCACCGGGGTCGGCTTCTTCGACCACATGCTCGACGCCTTCGGTCGCCACTCGCTGGTCGACCTGACCGTGAAGACCGAGGGTGACACCCACATCGACGCGCACCACACCGTCGAGGACACCGCGATCATCCTCGGCCAGGCGCTGCGCCAGGCCCTCGGTGACAAGAAGGGCATCCGTCGCTTCGGCGACGCGACCGTGCCGCTCGACGAGGCGCTCGTCCAGGGCGTCGTCGACCTCTCCGGCCGTCCCTACTGCGTCCACACCGGCGAGCCCGAGGGCCAGATCTACGTGGCGATCGGTGGCGACTACCAGGGCTCGCTGACCCGTCACGTCTTCGAGTCGATCTCCTTCCACGCCCAGATCGCGCTGCACGTGCGCGTGCTCGCCGGACGCGACCCGCACCACCTGGTCGAGGCGCAGTTCAAGGCCTTCGCCCGGGCGTTCCGCGACGCCGCTGCCATCGACCCGCGCGAGACGGGCGTCCCCTCGACCAAGGGCACCCTGGAGGGTGACGGCGTGGAGAGCGGATCCGCAGCGGCAGGGGCGCCGGCGTGAGCAAGCCGTCCGTCGTCGTCCTCGACTACGGGTCGGGCAACCTCCGCTCGGCCGTCCGGGCCGTCGAGCGCGCCGGGGGAGAGGTCACCCTGACCAGCGACTTCCAGACCGCCCTGGACGCCGACGGCCTGCTGGTGCCCGGAGTCGGGGCGTACGAGTCCTGCATGAAGGGCCTGCGCGCCATCAAGGGCGACCGCATCATCGGGCGTCGGCTCTCCGGGGGCCGACCGGTGATGGGCATCTGCGTGGGCATGCAGATTCTCTTCACGAAGGGCGTCGAGCACGGCGTCGAGACCGACGGCTGCGACGAGTGGCCCGGCACCGTCGAGCGCCTCCAGGCGCCCGTGGTGCCGCACATGGGCTGGAACACCGTCGAGGTGCCCGAGGGCAGCCAGCTCTTCGCCGGCGCCGAGGACGAGCGCTTCTACTTCGTGCACTCCTACGGCGTGCGGGAGTGGGAGCTAGTCACCAACGACCGCACCGCCGCGCCGCTGGTGACCTGGGCCGAGCACGGCGGGGACCGCTTCGTCGCCGCCGTGGAGAACGGCCCCCTCTGGGCGACGCAGTTCCACCCGGAGAAGTCCGGTGACGCGGGCGCCACGCTGCTGCGCAATTGGGTCAACACCCTCTGACACCCCGGTCCCGTCCGCACCGCTGCGGGGCGGACGGACCACCTGAGAAGGACGACATGACGAACTACCTCCAGCTCCTCCCGGCCGTGGACATCTCCGGTGGCCAGGCCGTCCAGCTCTCCCAGGGGGTGGAGGGCACCGGCGGCCGGTACGGCAACCCGGTCGACGCCGCGCTGCGCTGGCAGGAGGCCGGCGCCGAGTGGCTGCACCTGGTCGACCTCGACGCCGCCTTCGGCAAGGGTGACAACTTCGAGATCAAGTCCGAGATCGTGCGCCGGCTCGACATCAAGGTCGAGATGACCGGCGGCATCCGCGACGACGAGTCGCTGCGCAAGGCGCTCGCCACCGGCTGCGAGCGGGTCAACATCGGCACCGCCGCGATCGAGAACCCCGAGTGGTGCGCCCGCGCCATCGCCGAGCACGGCGACCGGATCGCGATCGCCCTCGACGTGCGCGGCACCACACTGGCCGGGCGCGGCTGGACGTCGGAGGGTGGCGACCTCTACGAGACGCTGGCCCGCCTCGACGCGGAGGGCTGTGCCCGCTACGTCGTCACCGACGTCAACAAGGACGGCATGCTCCAGGGCCCGAACACCGAGCTGCTGCGCAACGTCTGCGCCGCCACCGACCGCCCGGTCATCGCCTCGGGCGGCATCTCCACCATCGACGACATCGCCGCCCTGGCCGAGCTGGTCGACCTCGGGGTCGAGGGTGCGATCGCCGGCACGGCGCTCTACGAGGGTCGGTTCACCCTCCAGGAGGCGCTCGCCCTCACCCTCCCGAAGGGGGGACGGGCATGAGCCTCGCGGTGCGTGTGATCCCGTGCCTCGACGTCGACGGTGGCCGCGTGGTCAAGGGCGTCAACTTCAGCGAGCTGCGCGACGCCGGTGACCCCGTCGAGCTGGCACGGCTGTACGACGCCGAGGGTGCCGACGAGCTGACCTTCCTTGACATCTCCGCCTCCCACCAGGGGCGGGCCACGACGATGGAGATCGTCTCCCGCACCGCCGAGGAGGTCTTCATCCCCCTCACCGTCGGTGGAGGGGTCTCCAGCGTGGAGGACGTCGACCGGCTGCTGCGGGCCGGTGCCGACAAGGTCGCCATGAACACGGCCGCGATCCGACGCCCCGAGCTGATCTCCGAGGTCTCCGACCGTTTCGGCAGCCAGGTGCTGGTGCTCTCGGTCGACGCGCGTCGTGCCGCCGGCACCGACTCGGGCTTCGAGGTGACCACCCACGGTGGTCGCCAGTCGGCCGGCATCGACGCGATCGCCTGGGCGGCCCGTGCGGCCGAGCTCGGCGCGGGGGAGATCCTGCTCAACTCGATGGATGCCGACGGCACCCGCGACGGCTTCGACCTCGAGATCATCCGGGCGGTGCGCCGCGAGGTGAACATCCCCGTGATCGCCTCCGGCGGCGCCGGCGAGCTCGGCCACTTCTCGCCGGCCGTCGACGCCGGTGCCGACGCGGTGCTGGCCGCCAGCGTCTTCCACTTCGGCACGCTGCGGATCTCCGACGTCAAGCAGGCCCTGGCGGCTGACGGGCACCCCGTCCGCTGACCCGCTCCACCCCGCCGACCCTCGGCCCGGCGCGCACGAGAGCGTCGGGACCGGTTCCCCCGGGGAAGCACCGGACCACCACCCCGGAGTCCGGGGAATGCCACCGGCGTACCCCGGGTTGCCCCCAGAGGCGCTGCGTCGACCGACGAAGGCTGCCGTCCGCACGGAAGAGGAGTGAGCCCTGAGCACCACCACGACCGAGGCGACGAGGTCCCCGGCCCCCGGGACCGGCGGCGTCCCGCCCGAGGCGGCGCCGCGACGTCGTACCTCCACGACGTGGGAGGGGTTCCGGGTCCTGGGCGTGGCCGTCCGCCGCGAGCCGTGGGTCTTCATCCTCTCCACCGTGGGCAGCGTGCTCTTCGCCGTGCTCACCGTCGCCGACGCCTGGGTGCTCGGGTGGTCCACGGACCACGTCGTGATCCCCGCCTTCGAGGACGGTGAGATCGGCACCGCGATGCTCTGGGCCGTCGTCGCCCTCTTCGTGGGAGTGGCCCTGCTGCGCGCGGTGGGCATCGTGGCCCGACGCCTCGGCGCCGGCATCATGCAGTACCGGATGCAGGCGCACACCCGTCGCGAGGTCACCCGCAAGTACCTCGAACTGCCGATGGAGTGGCACCAGCGCCACCCGACCGGCCAGCTGCTCTCCAACGCCTCCAGCGACGTCGAGGCCGCGTGGGCGCCGATCGCGCCCTTCCCGATGGCGCTCGGCACGGTCGTGATGATGGTGATCGCAGTCGTGCAGATGCTGGCCGCCGACCTGGTGCTCGCCCTCGTCGGGCTGCTCGTCTTCCCGGCCGTCTTGGTCGCCAACGTGGTCTACCAGCGTCTGGCGTCACCGCTGATGACGCGCGCTCAGCGACTGCGCGCCGAGGTGGCCGAGGTGGCGCACGAGTCCTTCGACGGCGCCATGGTCGTCAAGACGCTGGGGCGCGAGGGGGAGGAGACCGCGCGCTTCGCCGCCAAGGTGCAGGAGCTGCGCGAGGTCAACAC includes these proteins:
- the hisD gene encoding histidinol dehydrogenase; its protein translation is MIRRIDLREASPSIDYRTSVPRAEFDVEAATHAVKPIIEAVRTRGVDAIREYGLQFDGVDVAEIRVPTEALGEALADLDPGVRAGLEEAIRRLRLTCAAELEQDVTTELAPGATVTHRKVPVDRVGLYVPGGLAPLVSSVVMNVVPAQVAGVGSIALASPPQKHNGGLPESTILAACALLGVDEVYAVGGAQAIAMFAHGAGPCAKVDLVTGPGNIYVAAAKRELRGVVGIDSEAGPTEIAILADDSADASFVAADLISQAEHDPMAASVLVTDSPVLADAVVAALEVQVAATKHVERIRTALQGQQSGIVLVRDVDQGLDVVNAYAAEHLEIHTRDAAAVAARVRNAGAIFVGSWAPVSLGDYCAGSNHVLPTAGCACHSSGLSVRAFTKSVHVIDYSREALAEVADHVVTLAGAEDLPGHGQAVQVRFAGDGE
- a CDS encoding histidinol-phosphate transaminase encodes the protein MTALSWPPLRDALVGDEPYGAPQLDVPVALNTNENPYGPSEAAAADIAEAVREAALGLNRYPDREFTALRHALTDYLNTDGGQGLTPDMVWAANGSNEVMMQILQAFGGPGRTAISFAPTYAMYPEYARNSLTEWVAGRREDDFSLDLEAARRMVEEVRPAVVLLPSPNNPTGTALPPEAVSVLCEAAGNGIVVIDEAYGEFRREGVPSALELIGTHRNLVVTRTMSKAFALAGARVGYLAARPEVVDAIRIVRLPYHLSAVTQAAALAALRHAPELLGKVDDLRAERDACVEWLRAQGLEVADSDANFVLFGRFADRHAVWQGLLDAGVLIRETGPEGWLRVSVGTPAEMAAFRDALTTVMADPSTTVKENR
- the hisB gene encoding imidazoleglycerol-phosphate dehydratase HisB, translated to MSRTARIERRTKESSVLVEVNIDGTGRTDVSTGVGFFDHMLDAFGRHSLVDLTVKTEGDTHIDAHHTVEDTAIILGQALRQALGDKKGIRRFGDATVPLDEALVQGVVDLSGRPYCVHTGEPEGQIYVAIGGDYQGSLTRHVFESISFHAQIALHVRVLAGRDPHHLVEAQFKAFARAFRDAAAIDPRETGVPSTKGTLEGDGVESGSAAAGAPA
- the hisH gene encoding imidazole glycerol phosphate synthase subunit HisH, producing the protein MSKPSVVVLDYGSGNLRSAVRAVERAGGEVTLTSDFQTALDADGLLVPGVGAYESCMKGLRAIKGDRIIGRRLSGGRPVMGICVGMQILFTKGVEHGVETDGCDEWPGTVERLQAPVVPHMGWNTVEVPEGSQLFAGAEDERFYFVHSYGVREWELVTNDRTAAPLVTWAEHGGDRFVAAVENGPLWATQFHPEKSGDAGATLLRNWVNTL
- the priA gene encoding bifunctional 1-(5-phosphoribosyl)-5-((5-phosphoribosylamino)methylideneamino)imidazole-4-carboxamide isomerase/phosphoribosylanthranilate isomerase PriA codes for the protein MTNYLQLLPAVDISGGQAVQLSQGVEGTGGRYGNPVDAALRWQEAGAEWLHLVDLDAAFGKGDNFEIKSEIVRRLDIKVEMTGGIRDDESLRKALATGCERVNIGTAAIENPEWCARAIAEHGDRIAIALDVRGTTLAGRGWTSEGGDLYETLARLDAEGCARYVVTDVNKDGMLQGPNTELLRNVCAATDRPVIASGGISTIDDIAALAELVDLGVEGAIAGTALYEGRFTLQEALALTLPKGGRA
- the hisF gene encoding imidazole glycerol phosphate synthase subunit HisF — encoded protein: MSLAVRVIPCLDVDGGRVVKGVNFSELRDAGDPVELARLYDAEGADELTFLDISASHQGRATTMEIVSRTAEEVFIPLTVGGGVSSVEDVDRLLRAGADKVAMNTAAIRRPELISEVSDRFGSQVLVLSVDARRAAGTDSGFEVTTHGGRQSAGIDAIAWAARAAELGAGEILLNSMDADGTRDGFDLEIIRAVRREVNIPVIASGGAGELGHFSPAVDAGADAVLAASVFHFGTLRISDVKQALAADGHPVR